The genomic interval CGCAGATACCGAACTCTCGGAGTGGCTACGAGACCAGTTGAACGCCACCATGAACACACGTGATGCAATGGATGTTCTCAAATTTAATCTGCATCAAGCCCGGCCCTTGGTTCTCATCTTAAGAGATGGAGATGAAGCTGAAGCTGACCGCGAGGAGACGCTGGAGAAGCTCAATAACTTGAAGACCATGAGGTATAAAAAGAAGGCCttaatttctttgattaattaatacagCCATTCATGAggcatttttatatataattcttctcGGTAAATTTCTTTTCCTCCAAGAAAGAAAGGGCTTCCCATTCATTTGTTTGGTTGTGTACATACTGGGCAGGGAGTTGGGGCCCATTGACAATGTCAACCTTAACCttccccctctctctctctctctctctctctctctctctgtatcTAATAGGTTCTCTTTCATGTGCATGGTTATTTTGAGATTCTTATACAGATGCTCTCAaagtttacttatttattatttaaaactattttaatattttaatatttttttatatatttttatgtttaaaataaaaattaaaaactaaatataccACGGGTCATGCTAATTCAAACTCTAGGATTGGTGGGCCATTTTGGccttaaaaaattagaagacgGGTTGTGTTGTGCCAGCAGGGGCACACTTTAGTGGCTAGCTCACTTTGGGCTAGCGCCGTGCTAAACAGTTTGACACCTCTAGAGAtgtatataggaaaaaaaactattgaaataatttatttggtgaaatcttctatttatatttttgaattttattaaatggTTTGCACTTCCGTTTGAATTGCGAAATAAGAATGGGAGGTGGGGGAATGAGAAGAAGGAAAGAGTGTGAATGAGAATAGGGGAAAGGGGAGGATAATGATAAAGTTGTTTAGTTAGAAAATTGAGAGTTGGAAATGGAGAGAGAGAAATACGAGTATAATTACACCTATgccttttatataaataagatgatatttttacaaaaacaataaactttatatttaatagtaaataattattataattatcattaaatatttctaatatatttaactattttaatttattgttattaaatatttcatctaattaatataacttaaaataaatttgttattttaaataatatatttacttatttatttaaattaattaaaatgaaatattataacTAATTGATATAAAGTAACacatgtttttatattaaataataaataaataacatgttttattgttatttatttttttaatatgttatttatttcttttaattgtaattaactattttaactaattaatataatttaacaattatttatttattaaataaataaataaaagatataatttatcattataAAAGAAGGGTGtaaaagttattttattattaaagagTCCAAATCTCTCTAATTTTGGGAGGATTAAAAATGCCCCACATGCATGCATCTCATTCTCATGCCAAcccactatttattttttttgttgttaaacaTGAGTTTAAGTATCATAGGTGCATGCTATTCTCACTCCCAAATATGAATTCTTGAGCCAAACGTCCCTAGAGAGAATGGAGTTGAAGCATTAGACACACACAAAGCGCACACACACTCACTGACACACAAAAACGTTTTGATATGTGAGAAATTCCAGCCTATTAGTTTAAAAAGTAGtctgtttttatattattcttatgAGTAATCTTATCAACTTAAGTGTAATTTtgtgtttattatatttgtgtatcttgtgtttttttgggaCGACTAAGACTTGGGGCTTGTGACCAAaagtttttattgaattaacagTGAGAGTTAGGCTCTTTTATCTGCAGGTCCATTTTGGAGGGATTTAAGTTGGTGTGCGTCGAGCATGAGAAGCTGACGACGGTGTTAGATGGCCTTAGCCGGAGGAAACATAATCTAGATCACAATCTCGGCAGGATCAAAGCCTGGAGGAAGGCATGGAACATAGCTCAGGGGATAGTCAAGTTCGGAGTCACTGTGCTTTCTGTGCTGATCCCGGTGGCAGGGTTGCGGCCAGCTGCCACCGCCGCTAACAACGGAGCTGGTGGGGTGATAGCGCTTCTCCAGCCCTTGGTTGACTCCCATCTGGCTGGTCAACAGAGCTCATGTGAGGATGAGATAGACCTCATTGAAAAGATCTTGAACGAAGCTtgcttcatatttcatagggTCAAGAGCGCCCAAGGTCTTGTGGAGGAGTTGCAGGATGAGATGGGGCCGTTGGCTCAGTATGCCGAGTCCCTCGCTGGGAAGGATGAGGATGTGGGCATGGTCATGGATCAGATCAAAGGCAAGGCCGGGAAACTGGTGGATATAATCCAGAAtttggaggaggaggtggattGCAGCTGCGTGGATCTCCGCAAAGCTGCGTTGACTCTACTTCAGACCGTCACTGACCAGGTATCTATCAATTGAAGTTAGACAAATGatctaattaatttctttaaaaaatattattaacccaaataaatcacaattgtcatattatatttattcatcaGTTTATTGGTAGTCTATACACGAATTATGATGTAGGAAGAGGCAGGGttggaaatttttaaatttatagagTTTGATGTTAGTTTAAAGGATGtcctaatttttaaatttatagagTTTGATGTGAGTATAaggattttctaatttttaaatttatagagTTTGATGTTAGTTTAAGGATTTTCTAATTAATGAAGTATTAAAGTTTAGCAACATTAGgatttaaagaagaagaagaaagaatttaGCAACTAtctcaaataaaaatagtataaaaaactTCTTGAAATGGTAGGAGTTCTTGGGATACTGTGAAATGTTAAATTAAGGAGTTATATGAatgtatgaataatttttacaaTTGTTTATGCATATGTAATATTTTAGAGATAATTGTGTGCATAAGTTATAGTATGgctaatgtttttttgttttaatatggAATACTAAATTGTatactaaaaaaattgtttttcttgtgattGATgaattcttttgtattttttacaaGGTTGGAAATTCTGATCAGCAGGTGTCCATTGAGATCCGCACTTAGTAAATGTGCCCATTGAGATCTTCACTTAGTAATTAAAGGTTattcttattttgtattttatatgcCAATAAAACCATCAGCATGTAATGGTTATTTTGCTTATGTACTTTTGAATTATTTCCCTATTGTGCTTCTGTACTTTTGAACTCATTATTTAAGATTGTGAGTGAATTTAGAAATtgcaatattattattgttgttgctatTTGTCTTCCTTCAAAGTCTAATGTTCTGTGTATGTCACAACAAATGTGACTTATAGTACATGAGCTTATATTTGGTTTAACAGTTCTATATTTAGCTCAGGTTATAATAAGATGAACATATATGAAAACTGGTGCGTGGACCATGAAAGCATGGAAGGCCTCTAATCTAAACAtcacatgtgtttttttttatcatatatatatatatatatataaaacattttattttcctttaattCCTTGATAATCATACATCTATCTATTATTAGAGGTGCAAATGGCAGGCAGAAAGTTGATTTGCTAATTTGATAACCTCTCTGTAGTATCTGACATTGCGAAGCAGACTTTGAAAGTTTTTCTGAGATAGTTTGAGATCTCTAAAACAAATGCtggaatataatttattaaccCTAAGTATCATCATTGAGAAAATTTCATTCATGCGATATTACTTCTATcaattacataattatatttatattgaaaccATAGAATATTCTCCATAGATTCATGATCAACATGAAAGAGGATAAGTTTTGAAAAGTTGGCAGAATTGTAATCCACCTGGGGAAAAGAAGAATATGTTTTAGAATTCCTATTGTTTGAGTGTGCTTTCAGAGAAAATGTGGCCTCAAATTGATGTGCTTAACAGTTGCTGATACTCCACTTTATGCGTAGAAATATTTCTGTCGAACCTGCGGTTGTATAAAATTTTGCAGTACTCGCAACCATCCCAACAGTTGATGTaactttttctcttgtttgaatATATACTTTGCAAGCAAATCTCCTTTAAATGCGCCTTCAACATTCACACTCATCTATCTATCTTCTTAAAATTTAGCAAAATGCTTATCTAAAAGTACTTGTTTGATACTAATGAATGCACTGAAATGAATTTTTATGTGTTCTAATCTATAGAGTTCTAATTAAAGTTTTGTACTCTTGCTTCATTGCATGTCTCAACTTCTCCTGAAAGTACTTTTCTTGGCCATGATTTATCATTATGATTCTCAGTTTCATGGATGTTAGTATCTAATCAAAGTTAAGAGAATTAGGTTGAATCTGCGGATTGCTGGTTAAGAGAATTAGTTGAGAGAAAGCAATTAcctacaaaaacataaaaaaatatatatatatttttttttgagaagaggagcggggcgaacccactagagacccagggacgtgcacaagcctcggtggaacaagtggggacgagaccgcgctcacgtgggcgctggaaccactcgtactgcaaccactattcacaactcccggAAATGTGCCTCGGTGAGAATCGagactctcaccactcggtgagagctacATCGGCGACAGGTGTCTTGCAATAGACCACGCGGTCGttggcaaaatatatatatatatatatatattaagtgatatgatcaaactatcattaaattcaaggaaaaatacTAGTTATACACTTACTAATTATATGTGATAAATCTTCAAGAACTAAATCCACACCAATGCTTACGTCATTTGTATTCAACAATTCTAACAAAAGATCAAgtgaaatacataaataaataaataatttaatctgtatagaaaataatctaaataaattaaaaagatctAACCCGTATCATTTTCAACGAGTAAGGAtatgggtaagggtacgggtagggtaggggcatatcCTTACCCGACCCGTAGCCGCTCAAAAAGTAACGGGTAATACATGTACTCATACcaggtcaaagagggtattacctcTTTGACgaggtacgggtacgggtatactcATCGGGTAGGATACAAAATGCTATCTCTACTCGTTGAAAGAGTTGGATCACATGCAAACAAATATGAGTTTCTTGCACTTTTTTCCTTTGGAACAAAATAAACCTAGACTAATTTCACCTGTGCACCATGCTTTACGCAACCAGCCCCATATAAAATGGGTTCAACATCAGTCTAATACATCTCATTTCCATTACTTTTCAATACATATTTAAATGTTtgataaatatcatatatgtttaaaaacaaaagttctcaatttttttttttaagttagagaattaattttaaaatatgtttaactAGCTTTTTTATCCTTTGATTATTTACAaaagataaatcatatttatatatataaaagatgatagatattttttatttaaaaaaaatagaaaaaagaattGTGGCaattattgcataaaataaaaaaaaaaaatttttttgtaaatgcaAAAATTGAtccaattaatataaaaaataataaaatttagtatataaaatttagtggaaattgctaaaaacaccaccaaagtttgcaatatgcacagattctccccctaaatttgaatatccataaaaaccccttccttttgaatacaatgattttttaaccCCCAagcatctaatagtgattgatatagttaatttataattttttttgacgaaattgtcccttatGTGGGAAGTTATGACAAGTGTGACAGAGTTtaactataatgcccttgggtgcaatgagtttctatttaaaacatgagccttatgtttaaaatatgaggtttctatttaaaatatgaggttctgtttaaaaaataaattttctgtttaagaaatgagtacatgcattacttttcatgctaatataatttttttttgtttgtagttataatttaatcatgctaacctaaatttttcccacaaacttattaaatttttaatgtaaatatcgttatctccatataatataGAATAATCATCTTTATGCTTGttcgtctttgtttaactatcgattttctgtttaatatattgcatttacgtttaaaaaagtgcttaaatatcgttgtttctatttaaatatgtacgagtggccaagactaattggtttttatacccaggattaatttgtcacccaaatattggtttttctatttaaatatcaatgtttctgtttaaaaaatgagttttctgtttaaaataatgagcttttcgtttaagaaatgagttttctgtttaagaaatgaggtttttgttacatttctgtttaagaaatgagttctctgtttaagaaatgaattctctgtttaaaaaatgagtacatgcattactcttcatgctaacctaaattcttttgtttgtagttataagtttgtttgtagttataatttaatcatgctaacctaaattttttccacaaacttattaaatttttaatataaatatcgttatctccatataataaaaaacgaccatctttatgcttgtttgtctttgtttaactatcgatgtttctgtttaatatattgcatttacgtttaaaaaagtgcttaaatatcattgtttctatttaaatatatacgagtggccaagattaattggtttttatacccatgattaatttatcatgtaaatattgatttttctgtttaaatataaatgtttctgtttaaaaaatgagttttctgtttaaaaaaatgaggtttctgtttaagaaatgagttttctgtttaagaaatgagatttttgttaggtttctgtttaagaaatgagttttatgtttaagaaatgagctctctgtttaaagaaataagctatttgtttaagaaataagtacatgtattactcttcatgctaacctaaattcttttgtttgtagttataatgtaatcatgctaacctaaattcttttccaaacttattaaatttttaatgtaaatatcgttatctccatataataaagaacgatcGTCTTTATGCTtcgttgtctttgtttaactattgatatttttatttaatatattgcgtttacgtttaaaaaagtgtttaaatatcgttgtttttatttaaatatgtacgagtgaccaagattaattggtttttatacccaggattaatttatcacgtaaatattga from Dioscorea cayenensis subsp. rotundata cultivar TDr96_F1 chromosome 7, TDr96_F1_v2_PseudoChromosome.rev07_lg8_w22 25.fasta, whole genome shotgun sequence carries:
- the LOC120264753 gene encoding UPF0496 protein 1-like, giving the protein MGSPGHLVNANYVNALPNYNRDSLFDTAAKLYGIKPENVCCVIQLKSEIFADTELSEWLRDQLNATMNTRDAMDVLKFNLHQARPLVLILRDGDEAEADREETLEKLNNLKTMRCSQKLGSFICRSILEGFKLVCVEHEKLTTVLDGLSRRKHNLDHNLGRIKAWRKAWNIAQGIVKFGVTVLSVLIPVAGLRPAATAANNGAGGVIALLQPLVDSHLAGQQSSCEDEIDLIEKILNEACFIFHRVKSAQGLVEELQDEMGPLAQYAESLAGKDEDVGMVMDQIKGKAGKLVDIIQNLEEEVDCSCVDLRKAALTLLQTVTDQVGNSDQQVSIEIRT